The sequence below is a genomic window from Humulus lupulus chromosome 3, drHumLupu1.1, whole genome shotgun sequence.
ATGAAACAATGATTATTCAACTCAAATAAAGCTAGTACTAAGGAAAACATAGGATTGATTGAGTTCCATACGTCTATATCTGTTAAGGATGAACCCAGCTTGTCAGCCAGAGCAGAAAGATGCTCTTTCACGTCCTGAAAAATGTAGTCACAATTCAGCATCAAGGTTAGATATAAGAAAACTATAAAAAAGCAACATGAACAAGatctaaaaattaaaatgatCTTCAGCACATTCAAAGGTAGGCCAAGGGTAGCATGAAAGGTAAAATGTTGTGaagatgtgttttttttttttttgataagaaACAGAGAtgaattgaaaaatatatatatatatatatatatttatataatattaatcatCTTAGCTACATCCTAAGAGCCACATTAAACTACTGCAAACTATAGCAACCCAAAGTGTAAGAATAGTAGAGAATATTCTCAAATTGTTCACTAGTTACTTGAAAAATGTACATTAAACAAATGGCCTCAAGGTACTCCTAACTTCACCTAAAATTTGCCTTGTTGGTGACCTTTTTCTGATGTTTCAAGAATGCCTAAAGAGAAGCCCAAGACACTTTTTCTTATATAGGAAACAAAATTCCACATGaccaaaaaaggaaaagaaatcagTGAGGGAAAACAGATAGTTGAACAATCCATTCATTCAACTAAAAACAATCAAAATCAGGAAAGATGTAGAACATAGTAACCACTGCTATTGGCCAGAAAGAAGCTTAAAGCCCGGGTGTTTCTCATTATGATGATTACAAATCCTTCTTTTCAATACAAGGTAACACCTCTCTGTTATAAGTAGCAAAAATGACATGTTTTACAATTCCACATTACTGCTATCATCTTCCCTTTGCCAAAGCCCATATAGGTTTCTCCTACATTAAATTTTTCTAAAAACGGTAATGAAGAATATGTTTTACAAAAGTTTTTTACTACAGATATCAAGCTGTGCTAAAATAGAATTATTTTCCCAAACAAAATCTCCATTATCATTACCCCCCCTAAGGTCACATTAACTTTAAATTCCTCACTCAGGTCCCCCCTTTATTTCTAGATATCTTGACCAAGGCCACAATGCTCTTGACACTAAAATTAAAGATTCAAGAATCTCTCCACAGAATCCAAAATAGATAGATAGAACTGAAACTCCATAAAAGTTGGACTCTGAATTTGGGGCCAAATACTAGCACATGcacataaataagaaaatatgcACAAGAGATCACATCATAAGCTTAAATCCATTGTCATGCTCATTGACATTTGTTacgacaagaaaaaaaaaatagttaaacaGGAGGAACCAGTATCAAGAAAAAAGATACAGGCAACACCAACGGTGAGGTGAAAATAGAAATCACCTCATCAAGGTAATCAACATCGAGGTCGCCAGAGTTATCAACATTGCCAAACATAAATCCCAAAAGCCGATTACTACCACCAGCCTCTTCGTAATCATCCTCATCATCTGCCAAATTACAATAGAAAAAATaacatttatacatatatattgaaaCTACTTATCTTACATGTTGAATTGAATATTATGGTACAAATGTTAAATAGGAATTTAAAGTCATAGACATAATAGACCTATATAGGCCTAAAAGTTCATACACACGAAAGACTGAAATCCAATGCAAAAGCTCTTCAATGTAAGACACACGACTATAAATGACCATACAAAACCTCTTCAATATAAACTGGAGGACTATAAATGACTCTGATGTAAACACCCAAATAAGTAGAATagcaaaatagaaagaaaataagaattcATATGGTTCCCAAAAAAAATGACAGAAACAGAAAAGCTCCATTTCAGGGTTAAACGAGACAGTTGAGGGTAGCTATTGGtctaaataacataaacatacccATGAGACAGTTGAGGGTGGCTATTGGTCTAAATAACACAAACATGTGCCCAAAAGCAGTAGCTCAAACAGTAAGGCATGTAGTTTGTTCCCGCAAGGTTTAAGGTTTGAGTCCCTCATAGGTACCTAAGGTCCTACATAGAAATTGCTATAATTTTATAGTCCTCAAATTTGTAAGGTTAGGTAATGAGCCtagtttagaaagaaaaaaaaataccataaacATGTTTAGTAAATGCTGAAGAAAGTACAAACCATCACTAATGAATCGTCCTTATTATTCTTTATTAAACAAAATAAGGCTTGAAAGAATCAATTGCTGGTCACTATGGCTTGatagagaaattatggcagaatGGAAAATTGGTCGAGCATTTgggatacagtcaaaatatagggAAGAATATGTGATTTTCAtcttataaaagaaaataatggTTTGAAGTTGTCATACATATATCTTATAGAAAAGACACCAAAAATTAAAAGAAAGTCGATAGACATTATGGAAACCCCACAATGAAATCTTACTGGTTTTCCAGTTGCCTAAGTAGCTCCAATTGTTTATTTTCACAAGAAAGAAGAATAGCAAAACTACATTGAACCACACAATGAAATTACAATTTAGTCCCTTAGCATCAAACTAACCTTCATCTCTTCCATCTTGAGAACCACTATCAGAACCATAACCCATGTTGTGAAGACTCGCTTTCTGTGACAACCTAAACAAGAACACAAGGCATAAGTAAAGACCCttctcacatatatatattctcttagtCACTAAGTAGACTAAGTACTGGCACTAAGAATATTCTCTTAGTCAACatatgtcttttatttatttattttttgctggCAGTGGCTACTAAAACAGTCGTATGTAATGTAAAAATTCTACATTTTTATAGAGTGGaaaaagtaaatataaaataatatgaggATAAAAGTGGCAAAAATGGACCAAGAGATGCTTATCCGCTCTTTTACTATTAGTATGacactttgaatttttatttctttgatgccaagaatgactgtttatttctttctttctgacttttattataagttttttttgtgataattgataatatgttgttatatatgatttttgtaactcatcaaaattcgtactaattatagaaatggttgatcagaaactagtcaaagagtttgccaagtacaagatatgtcacctccatctacaaaaggaaagaggccaaaacacatacctacaagaaaattagttaaactcctcaatgaaaagaggaagagctttagactaaatttggaaatggataaggttgttgaagagagatatggagcaagtgcacaaaggatgatgaattgaaggatggagcaagtttcacgcatggtttacttttgtgtatcttgtaatgtttctatttttcatttttgaagtaaaaattgttcaagattataaaactttattatgttatgctttcaaacttaagttagaactaagttctcatgaagtagacacattcatggtttgaattagttattgtttaatgtaatacttatggtttatcaatctattgagaattacattttatgattaattttgaatttttttttatcaaaatgcaataatgaaaatcttttaattaaaaaaaaaaccatataagtatacttatcaaaataaaatttaaaattttattactatatgttatgatttaaaaacatattataagcgtaaaaaatcgttatggtttatataatataacaaactaaaaatgttatcaaaataatcaaatgtaacagttgaaaagtgttatgaaaaaagtacaagattaaacttcaaatttataaccaaaaactctatctaaatgttattatttgaatattatagcacctaaaaaagTGTTATTGAAttgtttaagataacaccgaacataacattcaaaaaatgttatagaaaagactggacttttaataacaggggctatgttaacattttcagaagtgctatcaatagtcccggttagcagtttttaagtgttatgaatactgttttttcttgtagtgggcgtaccgaaaggcctccactgcaccccagCCAGCAGCGTAATGGGAGAGCACAAGttccgcgtagtaagccctctgaaaaattgaaaagtacggtgttcgatcgagtaggagagcatgcttcccagaaggatctgagggactttatcaccaacaagaggaggaccgtcccggtcgaagggaaaaatctgaaccgccctgccagtcaagtagaaatacttgatgacagtgcaccagatggtaatgcccgaccaggcggtcaagaccttggaacttcatcagttgcaccagccatccaagcccagcttgacgtgctaatagctgcagtgcaaggtttgtcaaaacgaccttccagtATAGATGCGacagaccaccggagtggcagcccattttgttcCCGAATTAGAGCAACCCAACCTctagcaaaatataaagcaccagttctgccagtatatacagaaaaggcagatcccattagacatgttgggaagtttgaggaccagatggaatttctCGGAGTAAGTgatgattatcggtgtagagttttcccgactactttgtcagatactgcccaggaatggtattggaagtttaagccaaactccattacctcttgggaagcattcaggaaggagttttgtagaaaaTTCAACattgcccggactccaccagtttatgccaaccacttggcagatatcaaacaagggaaagatgagtctttaaagaattatatacataGATTCATGaaagaagccaatagagcaactgctgtaggagacgaggggaagatggttgccatatccgctgggataacttatcgaagccctttgtgggatagtatacatagaaatccaatttcaacacttcaacaatttcttgaccgagcggacaagtatatgaaattggatgatgcaatcgagaaagaggagaatggcattaACAATTCGGGcagatcaactgactctcctaataatggtggaaagaaacgtggaaataatgggtctgaccaccatgaggaaaagaaagcaaagttgagttcaaacgaaaagccaaccatgtatgagcctcagttcactaattacaccactctctcgaccagccgagtggagatatatcttgctagtcatgaagaggttccctacaagaagcctccccccatcaggaaagagatgagaaagagagatatgaatgagttttttcgtttccatggagattatggtcacggcatgaatgaatgcaatcacctcaaggatgagaaagaatttcttctccggtcgggcaagttgaggaagtaccggacagagacaccccaaggagaaggaggaagCAGCAATCTTggtttcaaacgacaaagatctccacccttgcagcccggacttGTGgaatttaccttagacactatatgtggaggtccacacttggctgaggaaatcaacgaagcaagggagaagcatgctgagcgggagtgctaggatcaggagccactggagCGGCGAGCGtctatgaatatattatttctaaataccgctttcagagtggtagtttaatttcaagttgtttaacttgttatttaaatttggtttatgaaccggttatttgctgaccagtcatctatttttgaacaatttttgttgtttaagactcgttattagacacgttttgtcctttttaatttacgagtaataaaagagactacgcgcagcgtggtcgattcttgctacaaatgtgcatgtatGTTAATTATCCAAAcaagtgttcaactggtcggtaaaattggacaatgttcaactggtcgatacattcaagcagtgttcaactgttcGAATATTTtgcatatattctatgtgtttcacgagtaattaactactcgaatagattcggtcaagtagcaagtgactaaggatctttcaaccctcgataacttggggggcacatggggtatactggtatataatttaacataggAAATAAGAGCATAAGTTAAGATAtctatttttaggctgacttgtaaatttttgaagtccaaaaaggccattgaggtaacttgtttgacaaagcttaagtaacttggaatttttcaaaatttcaagttagaagcaaatattcgtgtgacaataaatgttctgctcataaaatgttagagcaataagagtgtgagaaagtatacttagtatggacttatgaaatgtctagaatttcaaagttagaaaactaagtactcatgcgaaaatataaggcatacatcagagtgactttactattcacaaaaactTATAACTTTATAAGTCTAAAAatacttagaatgttttaagttaacaaagaaaagtaaagtataaaagCCAACAACTCggttgtacgagaaaaatatcgcttcacaagaaaaaagagtaaactactggccacgtacaaagtttagctggtcaggtgcaaagttttcctggtcgagagagcagatacaacttccctggtcagctgagcatatatcactggtccagtaggaaactctgttgttgagcatAACTAACAATGAGGAGTTCCTGGAGTAAACCATTATTTTTACAAGCCTGAGGACATAAGGGCATGCATCCGAGTGGTTAGGCTGTAGTGTCTGAGCAGCCAGGCACGGGGCAAAGAGGCTATGGTGTCTAAGTGGCTAGGCGTGCATTCGAGTGGTTGCACCACATGTCCGAGAGGTTGGCATGACCGAGAGGCTGCTTGTGTCCAAGCAGCTAGATGCATGTCCGAGCGGTTGGGGCACATGGTCGAGCGGCTAGAGAAGTTGCGTGTCCAAGCGGTGGGGCTGTGTCCGATCAGGTGTGGGCAGTGTCTGACCAGCTGGGTCTACGTCTGAGCGGCTGAAGGAGCTGTATCCGAGTGGCTGGAGGAGCTGCATCTGAGCAGCCATGGTTGTGCGCGCGTGTCCGAAGGCTGGTGTCCGATCGGGTGTGGGTTGTGTCCGAGCAGCCAGGGGTGCGTCCGAGCGGATAGTGGCACTCGTCCGAGCAGCTGGGGTGCGCCTTCAAGGAGCGTCTGTGTCTGAGGAGATGCTAGCTAGCCATCCAAGGAGCCTGGTGCTTTCGAGGGTCCGCGTCCGAGAGGTTGAGCATATATTTGGAGTGGTGTCCGAAGAGCCAGGGAGGCGTCTGAGCAGCAGGAAACAATACACCCAAGGGTTAGCagtcaaaaaattatttgggTCCTGGGGACCAAACAGGCATTTCAAATCAGCTATTCAAACAAGCTCAAAGAatggaatttgaagaaatcaaaagaaaagttcgaTCGTGGGCTTATTACAAGAGTGAAAATTACCGACTGGATGGAagtttttggatgacctcaaaaacattttgctagaagaaaagtttattatgtgagtatatcaataataaacttggggggaaaatgttatccccaaaaattggatttcgatgacgtggcaatcagaagttacaagtggcaatacatggtTCGTAAACgatacattaatagtcaataaatgtattggctcgtcgaagttgtgataaagtgatctgactgaCCTGGTAGAGATTCTGTCAGACTGAtaaggatttttgactgaccagtcaagtgtcatgaccgaccagtcatgtgcttgtccgaccagtgaggtgtttgtTCGACCAATTAAGTGTTTGGCCAATCAGCGAAGTATTTggtcgaccggtggagtgcatggccgaccagtcatttgttttgcccgaccagtagagtgttttgctagaccagaggtgtgctagaggagtgctttgcctacgAGAGGTGCTTGCCTGTTTCCTCAGTaatagcttcaacccgaatcattctcaactactgcgggaatctctcagatatcccggaataatagccatattgttgtaatattagatttatttatattttattaattaaagtctgttggaagaacaaaTGACCCGttaaaagggagatatttatgtacgatccatgagcctataaataagtgctcatggcatcatttggggggatcTAATTTTtggagactgagaaaaactctctagtttgggactgttacttggggattcttagggcattttctaagaaagttagagagagaaactatgtattttcctacttacacttaagaaactcagttgactcaagttcatttgatcttaagtgtaggatatatatcgcaactccaagtggattaggctattaccaataaattggggctgaaccactataaaatgatctgtgtcgtatttttctcttaaaggttcattgtagttttgatgtctactcgtcgttggccaaaatcgtggtcaataggaaggttctagacttcctaggttaaTCCTTTataaatttattcatctaaaatccttaaatccttaataaacatacatgtaggttataataaataatatttctaggaccagctatattaatcaaaccttatgataatatttctaaactataggctagagttataaaatccataactatctctttgaatttccaactaaatctcggcttgaaccaataaccacgaaaactaaaatactacagcataagctactactatctagctaagtaaaattctgagacgctacatttaaatatgatttaaattaaataattaaaaaaatgtaattgatcagtttgattttaaataaaataaagattaactaaattatttaattatctttataaatgtGAAAAGAAGTGATACTTTAAAGAAGTTTAATTAAGCAGTTAATTATCAGACTCTCTCAAGAAAGaaaacgatagaatttcctaaacctaAAATTCTAGAAATTCCTACAGCCTTTCTCTTctcaacctctctagatctcacgtgttgagtacatctagagagttctaaatcaacctttgaatcttacatgcccacacacgtccttgtgtgtttgaggattggcttggaaggctaaggtttGAGCTTTCAGAAATGATaagaagattgttgatttatatgaaaatattcaatgacacttgataggctacgagagaTGTTCTCTATtctttttatgtgttatttaatatgtctatatatgtatgatccgtgctgatattaataatttttaaaatatcat
It includes:
- the LOC133821230 gene encoding transcription initiation factor TFIID subunit 1-like, producing MGYGSDSGSQDGRDEDDEDDYEEAGGSNRLLGFMFGNVDNSGDLDVDYLDEVISIFTSPLVLPVSFFLILVPPV